A region of Ornithorhynchus anatinus isolate Pmale09 chromosome 5, mOrnAna1.pri.v4, whole genome shotgun sequence DNA encodes the following proteins:
- the TIPIN gene encoding TIMELESS-interacting protein, with protein sequence MQESTENNLFDLPDYEHEEDEQFPPFPPPSSPGRSDNEGAESSQGRKKEKSSPTDDPPVNIRKTVKRNLPKLDAHRLVSERGLPALRHMFDNVKFKGRGHEAEDLKTLIRHMEHWAHRLFPKLRFEDFIDRIEHLGNKKEVQTCLKRIRLDLPIVHEDFISKEGDDEGESRERDGSAADVDPFFTNPAENTEFASPSSTDLTEEQQQRIERNRRLALERRQAKLVIDSQPRENDMSISGPTTAVAEAADGDDEDEGVPSEIREGVLDTQYNTAADLENIEDGEQLGSPGL encoded by the exons ATGCAGGAATCAACAGAGAACAATTTGTTTGACCTTCCTGATTATGAGCATGAGGAAGACGAACAGTTTCCACCTTTtccacctccatcctctcctgggagAAGTGATAATGAAGGAGCTGAGTCCAGCCAAG gaaggaagaaagagaaatcgTCTCCGACGGACGATCCTCCCGTGAACATAAGGAAAACAGTAAAAAGAAATTTACCTAAGCTAGATGCTCATCG GTTAGTTTCAGAGAGAGGGCTTCCAGCATTACGACATATGTTTGATAATGTAAAATTCAAAGGCAGAGGCCACGAG GCCGAAGACTTGAAGACACTGATCAGGCACATGGAACACTGGGCCCACCGGCTCTTCCCCAAACTGCGGTTTGAAGATTTTATCGACAGGATAGAGCATTTGGGAAATAAAAAGGAAGTTCAG aCTTGTTTAAAACGAATTCGACTCGATTTGCCCATTGTACATGAAGACTTCATCAGTAAAGAAG GTGACGACGAAGGGGAAAGTCGCGAGAGAGATGGGAGCGCCGCTGACGTAGACCCCTTTTTCACAAACCCAGCTGAGAATACGGAGTTTGCCTCCCCGTCCAGTACAGACTTAACAGAGGAGCAACAGCAGAGAATCGAGAGGAACAGACGCCTGGCCTTGGAAAGGAGGCAGGCAAAGCTCGTGATCGACAGTCAGCCCCGAGAAAATG ATATGTCAATCTCCGGGCCCACGACCGCGGTAGCCGAAGCAgccgatggtgatgatgaagacgAAGGCGTTCCGAGCGAGATAAGGGAAGGAGTTTTAGACACCCAATATAATACTGCTGCTGATTTGGAAAATATAGAGGATGGTGAACAATTAGGAAGTCCGGGCCTGTGA